Part of the Verrucomicrobiota bacterium genome is shown below.
ACGGCCTGGCCAAGGCTCGTTGAGCCACCCCGAAAACCGTTACCCCGCCGGGACAGATTTACAAAAGTTCATTTAAATAAACTAATATTTGACATGCCCAAGAGTTTCTCTATCATTCGGGACCTTATCTTCCGGCATCCTTGCGGAGATATAAATAAAGTTCATTTATTTGAACAAAATGAATACGGATCCGCTCATTACCCCCCTTGGTTCCGAGGAAAATCTTTCGCGCGGTATCGACTGCGCCGCGAAATCTGCCTGGCGCCGGAACCGCCGGCAGCCCGATACCCCTCAGGGCGTCGCGTTGCGGATCGCGGAGGATCGCCTCTGCCCGGTGCTCCCCGTCAAACGGCACCTTGAACTTTTAGGTCTCCTTTGCAACCGCGGTCAGTTGACGGTCAGGGAGGTGGCGAATCGTTTTGGAATTTCCGTGGATACGGCCCGCCGGGACCTCGACCTTCTGGCGCGTCAGGGCCGGCTTGCCCGCGCTTACGGGGGCGCCGTCGCGATCGAATCGCAGGTGCCGCAAGAACGGAAGCTTATGCCGCGAGCACCCGGCCATCGCTTTGAACCAACGCCCCTTGCGCAATCCCTTCACCAACTCGTTAAGGACGGCGAAACGCTCCTCTTAAGCGGCGGTTCCGCCACGTGGTGTTGTGCCGAAGCGTTAGGCGGCCGGAGCATACGGATGGTCACCAACAGCCTCGACCTGCCCTTCGAACTGGTGACCAGTGCCGACGTTTACGTCCTTGGGGGAAAATGCCGCCCGGACGCGCGGCTGACGGTCGGCCCGGTGATGCTTTCTGGAATGAACATCAACGCCGACTCTGCGGTCATCGGCGTTGACGGGATCACGGCAAAAGACGGGCTCACCGCAGACCGTCCCGAAGACGCCTTGATGGCTTCAGAAATGATCGCCGCCGCACAACGCACGATCGTCATGGCGGATTCTTCCACGCTCGGCAAAAGGTCCTTCGCCCGGATCGGACCGATCGCGAGCATGCAGGTGCTCATTACGGATAAAGCGCCGCCGGCCGATTTAGCAGATGCCTTACACGACGCGCGCGTGAAAGTGATCGTTGTTGGGCCGGAAGCGGCGAACCCGCTTGACGGTGACTGATGTCCAGCACGTCCCAGAGCACAAAGATAACTCTAAGCGACCGTTTTTCGAAGGTAGGACGTGCCGTTCTATGCTGCACCATGCCATTCTATGCAGCTCACCGTCAACTAACCATGCATCTATACCGGCGAATGGTGAATTGTGGTCCTAAACTATCTCTGCCAACAACTCCCGTCTCTCTGCAGCAACGTGCCGTTCTATGCACTTCTGAACGCGGAAGCGCACCGCACGGGCGGCGCGGCGATGGGCAAAGGAAGGAAAAAATCTTTTCTGTCAACGTAAAATC
Proteins encoded:
- a CDS encoding DeoR/GlpR transcriptional regulator, which encodes MNTDPLITPLGSEENLSRGIDCAAKSAWRRNRRQPDTPQGVALRIAEDRLCPVLPVKRHLELLGLLCNRGQLTVREVANRFGISVDTARRDLDLLARQGRLARAYGGAVAIESQVPQERKLMPRAPGHRFEPTPLAQSLHQLVKDGETLLLSGGSATWCCAEALGGRSIRMVTNSLDLPFELVTSADVYVLGGKCRPDARLTVGPVMLSGMNINADSAVIGVDGITAKDGLTADRPEDALMASEMIAAAQRTIVMADSSTLGKRSFARIGPIASMQVLITDKAPPADLADALHDARVKVIVVGPEAANPLDGD